From one Culex quinquefasciatus strain JHB chromosome 3, VPISU_Cqui_1.0_pri_paternal, whole genome shotgun sequence genomic stretch:
- the LOC6040008 gene encoding acetylcholinesterase, whose amino-acid sequence MPMEDSLLQLSAGKIRGRKDTLPNGESYYFYKGIPYAQQPLGNLRFKPPVPLDKFEEDVLDCGYERNSCHSLICVPPVVAVGEDCLHANVYTPLKPANVDQGRRLPVMVWIHGGAFNAGSGDSSWYCPRFLVQEGVVVVTFNYRIGPLGFLCLPSKGIHGNMGLKDQRLLLKWVHDNIAQFGGDSGNVTLFGESSGGASVHLHYLTESSRQYFHRAICQSGTAFNVWVEQQERDTKTRMLAQLLGCIGTSDDEIYETLMNASALDLTAHSEDCMSAYDRLCFRYFPFTPTVESDDSEEPFITEHYVDALKKPFKTHIPLISGFTSNEAIAMIPFVLHAMDCYATDLKSFVPPNFPIKDEKIQLEVGKEIRNFYLENAKLTVDNLSSFLNFMSDCSFIIPTYVASELHARFHQSTPQFCYRFNFVTELNFLKQMSQQGSFDFGGASHGDDIFYLFKDGGFVTPPVEAGTQADKLRHVMCRLWTNFAKFGDPTPPSDSELGFTWKPSVAAERDDFVMDALDLSAESIRMVEGPFRERIQFWRNLFAKYGGDILDMKYLK is encoded by the exons ATGCCTATGGAAGATTCGTTACTTCAGCTATCTGCTGGGAAAATTCGTGGACGGAAAGATACACTTCCGAATGGTGAATCTTATTACTTTTACAAGGGTATTCCATATGCTCAGCAGCCATTAGGAAATCTCCGGTTCAAACCTCCAGTACCGTTGGACAAGTTCGAGGAGGATGTACTTGATTGTGGCTATGAGAGAAATTCGTGTCACTCGTTAATATGCGTTCCTCCAGTGGTTGCCGTTGGTGAAGATTGCCTGCATGCCAACGTCTACACTCCGTTGAAGCCGGCTAATGTGGATCAAGGACGGCGACTTCCAGTGATGGTTTGGATTCACGGTGGAGCGTTCAACGCCGGATCGGGTGACTCTTCGTGGTATTGTCCAAGGTTTCTAGTTCAGGAAGGCGTCGTAGTGGTGACCTTTAACTATCGGATCGGTCCACTTGGTTTCCTGTGTCTCCCTTCGAAGGGCATTCATGGAAATATGGGACTGAAGGATCAGCGACTCTTGTTGAAATGGGTCCATGACAATATCGCCCAGTTTGGAGGAGATTCTGGGAATGTAACGCTCTTTGGAGAAAGCTCGGGTGGAGCATCAGTGCATTTGCATTATCTGACGGAGAGTTCCAGACAGTACTTCCATCGAGCCATCTGCCAATCGGGAACCGCATTCAACGTTTGGGTTGAACAGCAGGAACGGGACACCAAGACTCGGATGTTGGCTCAACTTCTTGGTTGTATAGGAACCAGTGATGACGAGATTTATG AAACATTGATGAACGCCTCGGCACTTGATCTGACGGCTCATTCCGAAGATTGCATGTCGGCCTATGATAGACTCTGTTTCCGATACTTCCCGTTTACCCCAACGGTTGAGTCTGACGACTCGGAAGAACCCTTCATTACCGAACATTACGTCGATGCGCTGAAGAAGCCCTTTAAAACTCATATCCCTCTGATCAGTGGCTTTACCAGCAATGAGGCAATTGCTATGATACCTTTCGTATTACATGCGATGGATTGTTATGCCACCGACTTGAAGTCGTTTGTACCACCTAATTTTCCAATTAAGGATGAGAAAATACAGCTTGAAGTGGGAAAAGAAATAAGGAATTTCTATTTAGAAAACGCGAAGCTAACAGTGGACAATCTATCATCATTCCTGAATTTTATGTCTGATTGTTCTTTTATCATTCCAACGTACGTAGCAAGTGAATTGCATGCAAGATTTCATCAAAG cacTCCCCAATTCTGTTATCGCTTCAATTTCGTGACGGAgctcaactttttaaaacagaTGTCCCAGCAAGGCAGTTTCGACTTTGGCGGGGCATCCCACGGCGATGATATATTCTATCTCTTCAAGGATGGCGGCTTTGTGACCCCGCCAGTAGAAGCCGGAACCCAGGCCGATAAGCTTCGCCACGTGATGTGCCGTCTTTGGACCAATTTTGCCAAGTTTGGTGATCCAACGCCGCCGTCGGACAGTGAGCTAGGATTTACTTGGAAGCCGTCGGTTGCCGCCGAACGAGATGATTTTGTCATGGATGCGTTGGATTTGTCCGCGGAATCCATCCGGATGGTGGAGGGGCCGTTTCGCGAGAGGATTCAGTTTTGGAGGAATCTGTTTGCCAAGTATGGTGGTGATATTTTGGATATgaagtatttgaaataa
- the LOC119769216 gene encoding 40S ribosomal protein S14-like: MHWCSNTESKKSLAVFGGIFVDAGKIVWRRSRFYLDEIVFGVAYVYASFNYTFVHVTDLLGNPTVTWGVTGNMNAKADRDEVSPYAALLAAQDVADKCKSLGITLRATGGNRTKTPGPGAQSTHRALSCSSKNFMI; the protein is encoded by the exons ATGCATTGGTGCAGCAATAC TGAGAGCAAAAAAAGTTTGGCAGTATTTGGTGGTATTTTTGTTGATGCAGGAAAAATCGTTTGGAGGAGGTCCAGGTTTTACTTGGACGAGATCGTGTTCGGAGTGGCATACGTCTACGCCAGCTTCAATTATACCTTCGTCCACGTTACGGATCTTTTGGGCAA TCCCACGGTTACTTGGGGCGTCACCGGCAACATGAACGCCAAGGCCGATCGTGACGAGGTCTCGCCCTACGCCGCTTTGTTGGCTGCTCAGGACGTCGCCGATAAGTGCAAGTCGCTCGGAATCACGCTGCGTGCCACCGGCGGAAACCGCACCAAGACCCCGGGACCGGGTGCTCAGTCGACGCACCGTGCTCTGTCCTGTTCGTCaaagaattttatgatttag
- the LOC6040011 gene encoding venom carboxylesterase-6: MVIRKLYTPPVVTRNGHGATTPPIAAVPTVIADVKQELIVPEPVAVPFSAAPVEQPVVVEATPKKDDVIVTIKAGKLEGEKVSLPNGEQSYRFSGIPYAKPPVGELRFKPPVPLESFGVDLLDCKKERSNAFGVMYFEPGAAENASEDCLFLNVQTPCIETGKGLPVMVWIHGGGFNMGSGNSVAYCPEYLVQEGVVVVTFNYRLGPLGFMYFPAAGIHGNMGLKDQRCVLRWVLENIRNFGGDPSNVTLFGESAGGASVHLNYLADSSRQYFHKAICMSGVSYNPWVLQADGEGKARRLAALFGAESSDDQDVLRKLMEASAVDLFAKCQLVITDKEKLADMFFAFTPVVELETAEEPFLTQNFITLIMNPNLTSIPMMNGITSSEGLLIAGTVESSIAEYRVNPTKLVPLEMLQFEDRVTEVADEIKAFFFGSDDISEERLQSLVDIVSDNMFVMAAYVAAELHARYQPKTPQFFYVASFEGELNKFRKLFSAPDHLSGVCHADETLYLFSSRMMDTNVEPGSRADRFRSTMCRMWTNFAKFGNPTPADGGVDFDWKPVPPVEDGGFTLVAADLNEESKMVENPFLERIQFWRELFGRHYGNYLVRDA, from the exons ATGGTAATTCGGAAGCTCTACACTCCTCCGGTTGTCACGCGGAACGGCCATGGCGCTACGACTCCTCCTATCGCTGCAGTTCCCACGGTCATCGCTGAT GTTAAGCAAGAGCTGATCGTGCCGGAACCAGTTGCGGTACCCTTTTCTGCTGCTCCAGTCGAGCAGCCTGTAGTTGTGGAAGCCACTCCCAAAAAAGATGACGTAATAGTCACGATCAAGGCTGGAAAGTTGGAGGGTGAGAAGGTGTCTCTTCCAAATGGAGAGCAAAGCTACCGCTTTAGCGGTATTCCGTACGCTAAACCTCCGGTTGGGGAGTTAAGGTTTAAGCCACCGGTTCCACTGGAAAGCTTTGGGGTCGATCTGCTGGATTGTAAGAAGGAGCGAAGCAACGCCTTTGGAGTCATGTACTTTGAGCCGGGAGCTGCGGAGAATGCGTCGGAGGACTGTTTGTTCTTGAATGTTCAGACTCCTTGCATTGAGACGGGTAAAGGATTGCCGGTCATGGTTTGGATCCATGGAGGGGGATTTAACATGGGAAGTGGGAATAGCGTAGCTTATTGTCCGGAGTATTTGGTTCAAGAAGGGGTCGTGGTGGTTACGTTCAACTATCGGCTGGGACCACTGGGATTCATGTACTTCCCAGCGGCGGGGATTCACGGCAACATGGGACTCAAGGATCAACGATGTGTTTTACGATGGGTGCTGGAGAACATCCGAAACTTTGGAGGAGATCCGAGCAATGTTACGCTATTTGGGGAAAGTGCCGGAGGTGCGTCGGTGCACTTGAACTACCTGGCCGATAGCTCAAGACAGTACTTCCACAAGGCGATTTGTATGTCCGGTGTTTCGTACAATCCGTGGGTTCTACAAGCTGACGGCGAAGGGAAAGCACGACGATTGGCGGCTTTGTTTGGAGCGGAATCCAGTGATGATCAGGATGTGCTCA GAAAGCTCATGGAAGCTTCTGCGGTTGACTTGTTCGCAAAGTGTCAACTTGTTATTACGGACAAGGAAAAGCTGGCGGATATGTTCTTTGCTTTTACCCCAGTTGTTGAGCTTGAAACTGCAGAAGAACCATTCCTAACGCAGAATTTCATAACCTTGATAATGAATCCCAACCTGACGAGCATTCCAATGATGAACGGGATCACTAGCAGTGAGGGACTTCTTATAGCCGGAACAGTGGAGAGCAGCATCGCAGAGTATAGAGTAAATCCCACCAAATTGGTTCCACTGGAAATGCTTCAGTTTGAGGACCGCGTCACAGAGGTGGCTGATGAAATTAAAGCCTTTTTCTTCGGATCCGATGATATCAGCGAAGAACGCTTGCAATCTTTGGTAGATATCGTTTCCGATAACATGTTCGTTATGGCCGCTTACGTCGCAGCTGAACTCCATGCTCGTTATCAGCCCAA GACACCCCAATTCTTTTACGTCGCCTCTTTCGAGGGTGAGTTGAACAAGTTCAGGAAGCTGTTCTCCGCTCCGGACCACCTATCCGGAGTGTGTCACGCCGATGAGACACTCTACTTGTTCAGCTCGAGGATGATGGACACCAACGTTGAGCCGGGATCCAGAGCGGACCGCTTCCGGTCTACCATGTGTCGGATGTGGACCAATTTTGCCAAGTTTGGAAATCCAACGCCGGCCGATGGTGGCGTGGACTTTGACTGGAAACCGGTTCCGCCGGTTGAAGATGGAGGATTTACTCTGGTGGCTGCTGATTTGAATGAGGAGTCTAAAATGGTTGAAA